The nucleotide window TTTTCCTTCAACCCAAATCATCGTGCCATCCGAGATCATTTGCATTCCGCAATGCAAATGCGTCCCATTTTCGGTTGATGCGGCGTAGTTCACTTCGAAGGTATCGGTTTCGGCGTTTGCCTTGACACGATAGCCGGAAATGCGGTTGAAGGAAGGGAAGTTTTCCATCATCACAAAATCCACGGCGTTCTTGTCGGACCCTGCAGAAGCAGGTTGTACAGTGGCGAAATAACCGAAGCGATCTTCATCGTTTTGTTGATTGAGATAGAGCCATAGTGACTGACTGCTGCCTGATTGGCCAAAGGCCATACCCGATCCGGGTCCACTCATGTCGCCTTCGCTGTCAAATGAGTCTGAGCATTGCAGATCGAGCTGGATGCTAAGCGCATCGATGCCGGTGATACTGATGTCGTGAGTGGCCGCCGTTGCAGCCAAGCACGGTGCGGTTCCGGTTTGGCGTTGGTTGATTTCGCTCATGCGCGCATCCAAGTCTTCAACCGCAGCATTGATGATCCCTTCGGCGCTTCCGCCTGATAACTTATTATAGGTGTCCTTGAACATGGCTTCGATCGCACCCTTCGGGGTGGTTTTGTCGTAGCTCGAAGAATTTTGCGCGTGCGCCGTTTTTAGAATGAACAATTCGGCCAACGTTTTTTTAATCTTTTGCACTATCGAAGCATTTGCAGTGGCAGCAGAGCGTAGGTGCTCAGGGGTCGCCTCGCGTACGATCGGTGCAAGTTCTGGAACGTCAAACTGCGATGATGAGCTACCGCTATCTTCCGCTGAATTAGTCTTGCTTTCCGAGCAAGCAGCAGTGATGAGCAGCGAAACGAGAACTAAAATTGTTGAGATGATTTTGCGCGTGTTCATGTTTTGAATTCTAAGACAAAGCTCCATCACATTGCAAAATTACATGCCAAAACAAGTAGCAACTGCCAGCAGGTCTCACGACAGCCACCCACCTGTCGGATGCAACGATCTCGTTCAAAAAACTGCTATCGTGTTTTCCGTGATCCAGAGCATCGTCCCATGCCAACGGGAGATGCATGGCATGCGAAGAAAAATACGTTGGAAGGACTAGCTGTTTCAATTTGTTGCCGCGCTCCACGATGGAGTGTGGTACAGGTGGTGGAGCGTGCCACCACGGCGAGCATTAAAACAGGAGTGCTAAGATGAAAGTTCCGCAGATCGCAGCGCGTGCGCCAAAAAAGACTTCTGTGCGCAAAGGCCAAGAGTACTATTGGTGCGCGTGCGGAAAATCGCAAAATCAGCCCTTCTGCGATGGATCGCACCGAGGCAGTGCTTTTGTCCCGAAACAATTTGTCGCCGAGGAAGATGGTGATGTGTATCTTTGCATGTGCAAGCATACAAACAATCCACCGTATTGTGACGGCACTCACGCCAAACTACCGAAAGAGGAAACAGTCGTCTTACAACCACGCGAGGGCGTTGGTGCCCGAAGCTCGGCAGAAGAACCGTACGTCGAGTTTATTCACGAGCTGGCGCGCAATGGACTAAGTCAGCTTGGCCATCACGGCGAAATGGGCGCGATGGGTGTGCCGCGCACGCTGCTTCCGAGTTGGGATGACATCCAAATTGTAACGGCTCAACTGCACCGCAAGCCCTTGCTTGATGACGCTCCGGTGGGGAGCAATCTGGTCATTGGCCCGCGCGCAAAGAAACCGCTGACGCTCAACATTCCGCTCTTCGTATCGGACATGAGTTTCGGTGCCCTCTCCGAAGAAGCCAAGATCTCGCTTGCACGCGGCGCAGAACTTGCCGGCACGGGCATTTGCTCCGGCGAAGGAGGCATGCTCCCTGAGGAACAACAGAGCAACAGTCGCTATTTTTACGAACTCGCTTCGGCTCAATTTGGTTATGACGAAGCGCTTCTGAGCAAGGTGCAGGCCTTTCACTTCAAAGGCGGCCAGGGCGCAAAAACAGGTACAGGTGGTCACCTGCCTGCAAACAAGGTGGTCGGGAAAATCGCAGAGGTCCGTAAACTCAAGGAAGGCACTCCAGCAATTTCGCCTGCTACATTCCCGGCTCTCAACACGCCCAAAGACTTTGCAAACTTTGCGCGCCGTGTGCGAGAACTTAGCGGGGGTATCCCGATTGGTTTTAAACTTTCGGCGCAACACATCGAAAAAGATATCGCGTTTGCAATCGAAGCGGGTGCGGACTACATCATTTTGGATGGTCGAGGCGGCGGCACCGGTGCTGCGCCTCTGATCTTCCGCGACAACATTTCAGTGCCCACTATCCCCGCCCTAGCTCGCGCCCGACATTTCTTGAACAGCAACGGACACTCCGATATTACCTTGATCGTAACGGGTGGTTTGCGCACACCAGCAGACTTTGTCAAAGCCATGGCACTTGGCGCAGACGGCATTGCTCTCGCCAACTCCGCGATACAGGCCATCGGTTGCGTCGGGGCCCGCATGTGTAACACCAACAACTGCCCCTCAGGCATTGCCACACAAAAGCCTGAACTGCGAAAGAAGATCAATATCGATGAGGCTTCACAACACTTGGCGCGTTTCTTGGGCGCTTCAGTTGAGCTGATGAAACTTCTAGCCCGAGCCTGCGGCCACGATCATTTAAACAAACTCTGCCATGATGATCTTGTAAGCTGGAAAAAAGACATGGCCGAGCTAAGTGGTGTGAATTTCGCCGGTGCACCAGGCAGCGAATTAAGCTGAGATGGTGGACCTTTTTCGAAAGCATGGACGTACGGGTTGTGCTGCTGGTTCAGAACGATTCATTGGCATGCTTGAAACGAAGCCAGGCAAAAGTCGTCGTTTGACAAAACCGGGTAGAAAATCTGCTTCAAAATGATCACCCCTTCGGTTCCTCGATTCGCTGGCTATGGTAAGTCGAAGAGCAATACGAGATTGAACTCATACACCACAGAACTCTTTTCCCCTGCAACGATGCTCGCGGGAACACACCGCGGTCCGAAACCCTCGAAACCAACCATATCCCCCTTTCCAGGTGCGGGTGAATCAGCAGATGCATTGGTCACATCGTCAAGAAATACGACGAGGCCGTGTTCCCCAGGCGCGATATTTTCAAAACTTAAAACCAACTCAGCCCCCGACTCCGGCACCGTCACGTCAGACTCGATGTGACCGAACACAAACGCTTCAGGTTGCTCCAGCTGATCGCAATCACTCACGAGGGTAATGTACAAATCGCCCGTTCCGTCACCACCCGATCCAGGGGGAACTGTGCTTGAGAGAGTTAGACTCAACTGGCCAGTCTTTGCTGAACCGGTTGCCGTATCCGAACCATCACTTGATGATTCATCTGCACACGCTGGCATCAAGAACAGTGCAGTGACGAGAGAAATCAAAAGGAAACGATTTAGTGTTTTTCGCATAGATTTTTCCAAGGCTATTGCTCCGAGCATCTCGGTTGTGGTGGATAACGTGGCGCGAGCCCGGCCGGGATGATACGGTGAGCCTCAAACACCGAAGACATGCTCAAGGCATCGCAAGCCAAGGACGCATTCGTGCTCGACGGATCTTCTCGTACATCAGCAACACTGTCGATAAGCTGCTCAAGATAGAGGCTGACGTCACCCTGTTTACAACCAACACCTGAGACCAACATCGTGTTGATAAATTCACCGACAGGCCAGCGTCCGGTGAATAACAGCGGCGAGATCTCTTGATTGTCCTTCGATATTTTTCCATAGATTTTCATATCGGTAAGCACGAGGTCAATACCGTATTTCTCACCATAGGTTGCATAACGGCGCCGGTTCGGCAATTGAGCAACAAGTTGGCGGTCACGGATATATCCCGGAACGCGATCGACCGGATTGTTGATATCGCCTTGTACAAAACGACTTTCATCTAACCACAGTCGGTCGGTACCATCCCAATTGAGTTCCTCGAAAACAATATCGCTATCCGTAGCATGTACGCTCAGGGGATTGGCTAAATCTTCTGTACCGGCCGGTAGACCGTAGACGGACTGACTAAAACTCAAATAAACAAGTGGATCATTATCTTCTCCATTCCAGCCATAAATCACCAACGTTGGAGAATCAATCGCGCGTCTCTGTGAGTGCTCCAGATCGGATTCCAAATCGGACGCAATTGACAAGGCAAGAGGCATGACGTGTTGGGCAACAACGTTGTCGACACCACCATCACCATCGAGGCTTGGAGTCCCTGCGCCGCTCATACAACTGGAAAGTGGCTGGTCTGCGGTTGTGCATAAACCATCAATATCGAAACCAATTTCCTGCCATTCACCATCATCTAATTGCAGACGAATTTTGGAGGTTGCAAACCAAAGTTCGCCAATATCTTCGCCATCATCGGTGAGGCTCGGCGAAGTTGGGAGCTTTTTTAGAGTGCAGCTGCTTTGGCTCTGCTTAGCCACCAGGCCCGGATCGTATACCGAACAAGCGACAAAGAAGCCTGAACAAAGCGTAAGCAAAAAGACGCGAGCCACTTCTATAGTCTAATGCACTAGGTGCGCAACTCAAGAGGAAGATGAACTACGTACCTTGCCCTACACAGGCATTTATATCAGGCGCAATGTGTAATCCGCCAGTGTTAGCCCTGTATGCGGAAAAGTGCAGGCCGATGCTCAGTGCGTCGCATGAAGGGACGGAAGATCCCACACCACCCGTCGTATACAGATCAAGGTTCGAATCGATGAAGCGTTGCAACGCCGAGAAGTCTACCTGCACAGAATCGGGGCAAAGACCGAAGTCGGGTAATGCTGTGAGGGCGTCGGAGCGACGCCAAGACCCAACGATGCTTGCCTCCAAGATGCTTTGCTCGGGAATTGAGATTTCAGCTATCAGATACGCGTTCACTAAAATAACACTAAGTTTGCGTTCGCTATCGTAGAAACTCAAAACAAACTGATCCGGAATCCGAGCGACCAGGGTGCCCTCACTGATGTAAGCATCATCGTCGACAAATCTTGGCTTCGCCAGGCCTCCGGAAAAAAAATCACTGGCCCGTAACCAAAAATGATCGTCTCCGTTCCAAATGGGGGGAGCATAGGGCCAATCTGCATCGAGCGGAGTCCCTAGTTGTCCCGGGTCAACTTCACTCGACAAATCACCTGGTACACCGAACACTGTCTGTGCAATATCAACTTGGACTTCGCTATCGTTTACTTCTCCATTCCAATTGTGAACCTTAGCCCAAACGGCTCCAACGCCTTGCTCCAGTGCTACCTGAAAATTAGTAGCAGCTTCCGGAAATACCGAAAAAATAAAAGGAGTCACCCTCTTAGCAAACACATTGTCCTGTCCTTGCTCACCATCCTCAATAGGAAGATTGTCTTGAGTCACACATGCATTGTCAAAGTTGGGCGCCCTAGTGCAGCTTCCATCGAGATCATAAGATCGTGTTGTGGCTGCACCATCTTGGTTTAGCCATTCCAGGTTTGCCAGCACAAATACCAAATCGCTTTTTGAGTCGCCCCCAGTTGGCGCTGGCCGCGAGGGAATGCTTTTTAGCTGGCATGCTTGCGCAACAAGTTCCGGATCATAAACTTTGCAAGAAGCGCAACTGAGGGCAAGCAGAAGCCAGGCTATCACTTTCGAAGCGCCAATTGTTTTTTTTCGTCTTGGCGTTGCACTCACGTCGTTTGCTTACCATTCTTGGAGTGCTTTGTTTAGTCACAAAGCTTTCGTTCGATTTCTGTGTTTACCGGTAAGGGTTATCATACAGCGCATTGCTGCTTGTTGTGCCCGGAGGCCGAGTGTCATCACCCGTTTTATTGCCTGATTTCTTCGACTGAACTGCTTCCTTGGCTTCAGTTTTAGCATCCTTAGCAATAACTTGCTTCGCATTCTTGACTCCTTGCGATACCGATTTAGAACCACTGTTTGATTCGGGTTGGAGCACTTTGCGTTTCCCGTCGTCAGGCGTTTCATCAGTCACTGCTTTAGTAGCCAAATTATCAACCTCAGGGCTCTTTAGGGCATTGCCATGGTTGACGTTTCCTTCAACGCTCGTCGTAACGTTGCCCGGGCCCGCTGAGGCCTTGTCGTCTTCTGGAAGGGAAGTGCTTATTGATCGGGCAGCGTCAGGCTGGTCTGGTGTTGATCGAAAGATCATCAGAAAAGCGAGAGCGGCTAAAACTAGAGCGATACCAACGCTGCCTACCAAAGCCAGCTTGCGTAGTTTAGAGCGTCGCCAAGCTAACCCTGACATCCTTTGTGAACTCGCCGACAGCGCAGCTTCCGGACGCGTCGGTGTGTTGGAATCCGTTGCCCATGGATCAATTCTTTCTCTTGAGGCCCGCATGACTTCCGACATTTCTCGGCGAATTGAGGCGGTCGTTTCCGATTCCCGCTCAAAAGACACAGGAAGCCGCTCGGAAGCCTCGCGAATAGCTTCATCGCGGCGCGCTAACAATTCTGGCGCGGTCTCCTTCACTTTTTGTGCAACCAAACGATGCGAGGCGAGCCCGCCAAAATGCTTCGCTGCTTCTTCCAAAGCGATGGCAAAATCTTCAGCGGAAGCAAATCTTTCTTCAGGGTCACGCGCCAAAGCTTTGCTCACCACCTCATCCAAAGGTTTAAGTGCATTATCTATCTCCGAGACAAGCGGAATCTTTGCATTTAGTAGCTTTCCAATCTTTCCGCTGTTGGTATCCGAGTCGAACAGACGTTTCCCTGTCAGCATCTCCCAAAGTACAGTTCCCATTGAAAAAAGGTCAGAGCGTTGATCGACCTTGTGATCAAGCAAATACTCTGGTGCCGCGTAAGTAAGCTTTCCCTTAAAATCACCGATATTGGTTGTTGTGGTGAGTCTACTGTTGGCTTTTGCAATTCCAAAATCGCTAAGCTTCGCAACGCCATCAATATCGACCAAAATATTATGCGGAGAAACATCGCGGTGAATTAGACCCAAGGGTTGTCCTTCATCGTCACAAAGATTGTGAGCCGCATTGAGCCCTGCCAACGCATCGGAAACGATACGCGAAACAATCGGAACGCTTAGTGGCTCATCCGTCGTTCTCTTTTTGGACAGGGTTCCAGCATGATGACCCTGGACATACTCCATCACAATAAAATAGCCATGTGGTTGAGACACTGCGACATCAAGTATCGCAACCACATTACTATGGTGGATTTGAGATGCGATTCGAGCTTCATCGAGGAACATGCCAACAAAAGCCTCATCCTGAGTAAAACCTGCGTTCAGAAATTTGATTGCCACACGCCTAGAAAAGCCACCAGCGCCATGAGCGCGGGCTGCATACACCGTTCCCATGCCGCCCTGCGCAAGTGGGCATAGAAGTTGGTAGCGCCCAAGCCTTGTCCCACTGAGGTTAGCTTCGCCGAAAGATTTGGCAGTGGATTGCTCGGCCGCCATCACAAGGACCCTTGGTAGTTGAGTCCAACAGCGTGATCGCTTAGCGCCACGTTGAGTCCCTTGTCACCGTCCGACCAATCCGTAAAAAACAGAGCCACAGTGGCCGTCGCAAGGACGCTCAGCGCTGTTGCGCCTATGAATAAACTAGTACGCAGTTCTTTACTTTGGTCTTTATCGAGGGCCTCTGCAGTTGGGTTGTTCTCGTAATCATCGATACCCGCGAGCATATCCATCCCTGACCAGATGGTGAGACCGAGCAAAATAGAACTTAGCCCGATGCCCGTATAGACAAACAGGGGGCTTAGACCCTCTTGCTTGGGTTCCGAGGCTTTTTCCCCTGATGCAGGTTTTAGAGTTGTTTGTAGATTGCTATCTTCGTCAACTGTTTCACTTTGAGCGGGGGCTTGCAGCTCCACATCGAGGACCTCCTGCGGCTTCAGGGAAAGTCGCCTTTTCACCACGCCCGATGAAAACTCAGCTGACACTAAAATTTCTTGTTCGGGTAGAACAAAAAATTCACGTTGCTCAACCAAACGGTCGTTGACCAGCAAGGTGCAGGCCTCACACCTTGCACGAATTTTTCCGAGCTCATCTTCAGCACGCTTAAGAGTGGGCATCCCAACATCAACGCTTGCTGGATGCATTGGAAACTTTTCCAGTAGAAGCAAAGCGCGATTGGCAGCTGCTGGTAGATCTGAGGTCGCGAGATAAGCTCTTATGGACTGTCCTAAAGCTATGGCTGATGGCCAAAGACGGTAAGCCGTATCAAACCATCGCGCCGCAACTTCGTAGTTTTCTGCTAAAAACGCCGCTGCTCCCGCGTCATACGCTTCGGCAGCGCCCTTTCGTCTCTCAAGCGAAGCGTCGTTTGTTTGCGCACAAGCCACGGCAATCAAGGCGGGACTCCCGCTTAGCGCGTAAAAGATACAAAAGCAGCATGTAGCGAACTTTATCGCACTCCGGGATCGCGTTTTCATTCCTTTATCAAGTGTACCACGTGCCTCGCCCGGCTCAAAAAGCCTGTTTACAAACAAGCGCAGATAAGTCGGAACAAGACACCACACAGTCCCACACCAGCTCTTCAAACAAGCCACATATCAACAACGGATGAAAAACAAGTTCCATTAATCAGCCGCGTTTAGCTGTGTGGGTTGAGTCAAGACAATAGCCCACACGCAAGTTGCATCCGTCCCCCGATCATGCAGGTAGCAAGACAGCACTTGTGATGTTGGGTTTCGGTCATTTTGTTATTCAACCGAGGGATCCTGAGTATCCGTCCCTTGGTTTTTATTTATCTATTTAGCAGTGGTGCAATGGCCGTTTCTGCAGCTGCCGGCAGGACACTCTTTGTTGCTGTAGCATTTGCCGCCTGCAGTGGTGCACATGCCGCTGCGGCAAACACCGCCCGCGCACTCTTTGTTGCTGTAACACTTGCCGCCAGCGGTCGTGCACTGTCCACTCCTACAACTGCCAGCAGGACACTCTTTGTTGCTGTAACACTTACCGCCCGCAGTGGTGCACAGCCCCGAACGACACACACCGCCGCCGCACTCTTTGTTGCTGTAACACTTACCACCTGCAGTCGTGCATGTCCCGCTTCGACACACACCGCCAGGACATTCCCGATTGCTGTAACACTTACCGCCTGCAGTGGTGCACAGTCCCGATCGACACACGCCCCCGCCGCACTCCCGATTGCTATGACAGCGCCCAGCATTGCTTTGCCCAAGTGCAAAAACAGCCGCAACTACAAACAAGAGCACAAACAACAAAGCCGTCTTTACAACTAAGCGCACTAAACCAAGCCTAGCACGCGACAACCCATCCCGCTTTGCCCTCTTCGCACACGGTACTCACTACTATAAGGACGAGAGGCTAGAGACGGCATGGCAGAAATGGCATGGAAAGTATTGTAAAAGAGACGGAAATGGCATTAAAAATGCTTAAAACAAGACATGAATGTCATTAAAAGTGCTTATAAAGCGACATCTTTGGCAATGCCATGGATTTGAAGGCGCTAAGATTAGTGTTGAAGATAAGTTGTCTACATGCAGCGCTTCGACACCTTTTCACGATATTGTTCAGCGGCTTTGGAATCTGTGCCATGTGCTGCGCGACTTAGCCAAGCTGGTCGAGTCCATCGATGCGCTTGATTGGTATTCGGCCAAAAGCAAACGACTCATCGCAGCAGGAAAGCCACCCAAAGTGGCTATCACAGCAGCGTCCCGCAAACTGTTTTGCATCGTCAATGCCATGCTGCGGGATGACTGTTCTTTTCGGACTATGCCTGCAGACTAACATCTTTCCTTAAGACGTTTGCTGACACCTTTCTCATCAGCACGGCCTCGCGTTGAGGGCAGCGATTCGCTGGTGCTGAGGACTGACCCCATCGCAATTCAATAGTTCAAGAAACATTAGTCAGTAAAATCAGCAGGAAAAATTGGTCTGATCCTTGCAACAACTCTCAGGCAAGGAGTCTTCCATGCCCAAATCCTTTTTTTCATTTCCACTCATTGTCATTCTTTGTATGACGTTGTCCTTCAATGTGAGTTGTGCTTCAGAAACACAAGAAGCCGCCATCGAAATGAGTGACGATGCTTTTACAGCCGAAGCGGGCAATTTCATTCAGGTACTCCGTGACGCAGTGGTTGCACTTGGGATTGCAATTGTTGCAGAAGTCTTAGTGGCAGCATGGATCATTACTGTCCCAACTGCGCTTTACCTGGAAACAGATTTACCTGAAAAAAACTGGACGACCTTGCAACAACTCGCCTTCATCCAACACGTATGGATGACGCAACCACACGCTGTCTATCAGGCGTTTGCCGAGCAAGCCACCTTAATACTACAGACCTTCTTGGCCAATGCATCAGCAGCACTTAACCCGCCCATGCTTGATACGGTCCTTGCTGCCTCTGTGGACACGAGCGGTTACGAGACTCCCGAAAATCTAACCGTCGACTACTTTGTTAGCCTCGGTATCACCGAGCCTAACGTTTGCCTATCCACTTGCATTACCGACGACGGACGGCTTGCAGGTTTCCGACAAGATGTGGCCCCCGAAGACCGCTTCCGTGCAGCCTATGGTCTTGGCGTTGGGCCCACTCTGGATATTGCCCATGCCATGTCACGCGTACAACTGGTACTTGCCGTGGCAGCGGGCAGTGGCTACAGCCGGATTCGACAAGCAGCCGCAACCACAATCGATATCCTGGTGCGCATGGCAACTATCGAGAACAACTACACGGGACTTTCTCAAAGGCTTGCAGAACAGGGAACGCTTGGTGGTTTTCGGAGCAGCGTGTCCCAGTGCCCTCATATTCAAACCGAATGCTTTAGCCCATCGAGCAACTAGCGTTTTCTGCAACCCAGTGCTCTAGCGAGGAAGCCTGGTAGGGTGTCAGGTCGCTTCATGTAGACACTTTCTGAGAAAATGCATCGATAAGATGGGCATACCCTGAACGCTGTTGTCTACATGAAGCGACCTGACACCCTTGTGAAAGAGTAGCGTTCGGAGTTCCAGGGACAGCACACTCAACTTGTTCACTAGAGTGTAAGATTGATTGGATTTGCGTAAGGCGTTCCCAGAACCGCCTGATCTATTTAGCTGTGGTGCACAGTCCCGAACGACACGACCAGGCAAAAATAGTACCTTTACAGGATAGAGTAACTACGCTTAGGGTGGCGGCATGCAAAGCAGAAACAGCGTGAAGTCGATAGCCCAGATAAAGACTTTTTTTAAGTTGGAAAGCAGGTTCCACGCACAAGTCGCATTGCTCTTTGTCGTGGCATGCGGGGGCAACACGCAATGCCCAGATGGTTTTGTCAATGTGGGTAGCAGCTGTGCTCAAGAATCGGAATACACAAGTGATCTGGTTTGTCCGGTGGGCGCGGAGTGCGGAGCTTGCGATCCAAAATGTGACGAAGGCTACGCTTGCTCGCCTTCCACCAATCAATGCGTCGCGCTTAACTCAACATGGGAGTCCGAAAGCCTCGGAACTGTTTACGGGTCCGCACTTGATTCAATGGGTAATGGCTATATTGCGGGTTCGTTCAATTACGTTGCACTTGATGACACCAGTGGAGAGTCCGATATCGCTATAGCTTTCGATGAGACAGGCTCGATTCGATGGAAGCTTAGTGTGAGCGGTAGTAGGGTCTGGCCAAATGGCAGTATCACTTTGGCAAACGACATCATTGCAGATGAGAGCAATGGACTTGTGTACATAACCGGTGTTTACAGCGGTGAAAATGTAGACTTTAGAACAACAACGAACGATGTGTATCTAACACCAAGCACTCCGAATGGCACTCAACCTACGGAAGATATATTCGTTGCTTGTTTGGCTGCAACGACGGGACAACTCCAATGGTTTAGTACCTACGGAACAGAGCTGTCGGATCGTGGAAGCAAACTAGCGCTGGACTCATCGGGAAATCTCTTTTTACTCGGTTTGTTTGAAGGAACGATGACGATGAACGATGTGAGCATTACTTCACCGGTGTCCGATCCCGATATCTATGGGCCACGTCCTTTTTTGGCTAGCTTCGATTCGTCTGGAAAAGTCATTGATGCAAAAGCCTTTCTAGGAGGAACGCAATTCTCATCTTACGCTTTATCTGTCGATGAAAGCGAGCAAATCTACCTATTGGGACGAGGCTACGAAAAAGCCGTGTTTGAAAACATTGACATTGATATTGGATCAGAATCGTTTGGAAGTTATATAGTCAATTCAGCGAAACCTTCACGCCCTTGTGGAGTCGATCGTTTGAAAATGAGTATTTGCAAAACGCGATTCACGATGCCGACAACATTTTCATTTTAGGAAATAGATACAACTCTTTGTTTGCTACGGCGCTCAAATCCATCGATGGAAGTGATGTGTGGTTTCGTTCTATCGAAGCAACCTATGGCATTGGTAGCGATCTAGCATGGTATACCGACGATATATTAATCCTTTCCGGAACCTTTGATGGTGCGCTTTATTTTGACCCGCAAAAGCCTCTTCAAAGCGATGGACTGAGTGTGTTTGTCAGTGCGTTGAGCACTAGCGATGGAAGTGGACTCTGGACTCAAAGCTTATCTTTTGAAGACAAGCAAAGCTACGCAGGCTTGCTCAATGTAGCAGCAGACACGAGTGTTCGCTTAATTGGATACACTCGCACAAGCAGTCTCGAGACGTCGACCTTTGTTGCCGAGGTGAGTTATGCGCAGTAAAACTATTTTTGCAGAAGTGTTGCTGCTCTTGTGGCTGCTGACTCTGAGCTGTGAGCAATCGCAAAGCCCTGCTGCCACGGCGGAGCATTGCAGCTGTCCTGAGCTAGCCAACACGCAAGCCTACTGCGACGATGATGGAGCATGCTCTTACACATGCCAAGAGGCTTACGTCGATTGCGACGGTGATCTTAGCCAGATTGCTTCCAATGGTTGTGAAAAGCATTTGTTGCTGCCTTCTGCATGTGGCAGCTGTGATATGCAGTGTGGGGAGCAACAATACTGTCTTGATAGCACTGGATCCTGCCAGGCCCTCAGGACCGTTTGGGCCAATGCTTACGGCGGTGTTTCAACGGATATTGCTGCAGACTTGGCAATCGATGCAGATCAGAACATTTATGTCACTGGAGCGTATTACTCTTCTTCTTCAGATAATCCGGCATTCTACGGTGGAGATAGTCTTCCAAAGTTAGAAGGTCTTGGTGTTTTTGCGGCTAGCTACGATAGCAATGGTGCTCACCGCTGGTCGATCGGTCTTGGAGGTGGTGGTAGCAGTATATTAAGCACCTTAGCTCTGGATGCTTCTGGCTTTATATATATCGGTGGAGCATTCAGAGGATACAATATGCCCTTTGACTCTTTGAGTTTATCAAGCACGGTGGATAGCGATGGTAATTATACGCAAGACTTCTTTGTGGCCAAGCTTGATGCAAACACTGGACAAATTGTGTGGGTAAAGGGCTT belongs to Myxococcales bacterium and includes:
- a CDS encoding CDGSH iron-sulfur domain-containing protein produces the protein MKVPQIAARAPKKTSVRKGQEYYWCACGKSQNQPFCDGSHRGSAFVPKQFVAEEDGDVYLCMCKHTNNPPYCDGTHAKLPKEETVVLQPREGVGARSSAEEPYVEFIHELARNGLSQLGHHGEMGAMGVPRTLLPSWDDIQIVTAQLHRKPLLDDAPVGSNLVIGPRAKKPLTLNIPLFVSDMSFGALSEEAKISLARGAELAGTGICSGEGGMLPEEQQSNSRYFYELASAQFGYDEALLSKVQAFHFKGGQGAKTGTGGHLPANKVVGKIAEVRKLKEGTPAISPATFPALNTPKDFANFARRVRELSGGIPIGFKLSAQHIEKDIAFAIEAGADYIILDGRGGGTGAAPLIFRDNISVPTIPALARARHFLNSNGHSDITLIVTGGLRTPADFVKAMALGADGIALANSAIQAIGCVGARMCNTNNCPSGIATQKPELRKKINIDEASQHLARFLGASVELMKLLARACGHDHLNKLCHDDLVSWKKDMAELSGVNFAGAPGSELS
- a CDS encoding serine/threonine protein kinase; this encodes MAAEQSTAKSFGEANLSGTRLGRYQLLCPLAQGGMGTVYAARAHGAGGFSRRVAIKFLNAGFTQDEAFVGMFLDEARIASQIHHSNVVAILDVAVSQPHGYFIVMEYVQGHHAGTLSKKRTTDEPLSVPIVSRIVSDALAGLNAAHNLCDDEGQPLGLIHRDVSPHNILVDIDGVAKLSDFGIAKANSRLTTTTNIGDFKGKLTYAAPEYLLDHKVDQRSDLFSMGTVLWEMLTGKRLFDSDTNSGKIGKLLNAKIPLVSEIDNALKPLDEVVSKALARDPEERFASAEDFAIALEEAAKHFGGLASHRLVAQKVKETAPELLARRDEAIREASERLPVSFERESETTASIRREMSEVMRASRERIDPWATDSNTPTRPEAALSASSQRMSGLAWRRSKLRKLALVGSVGIALVLAALAFLMIFRSTPDQPDAARSISTSLPEDDKASAGPGNVTTSVEGNVNHGNALKSPEVDNLATKAVTDETPDDGKRKVLQPESNSGSKSVSQGVKNAKQVIAKDAKTEAKEAVQSKKSGNKTGDDTRPPGTTSSNALYDNPYR